Proteins encoded together in one Yersinia mollaretii ATCC 43969 window:
- a CDS encoding sugar-binding transcriptional regulator, giving the protein MEKQTIPPDNELLTEIAVSYYQDEMTQEEIAHKFGISRIKVGRLLKRAKAEGIVEITVRYHPVFSTRLEQQLIEHFGLKRALIALDYQDEDEQRRQVASLVSGYLATNLKDNTVLAVGQGRNIAAIADHVSIVPERQCKFICGIGGTHRPGDAINADHISRRLAKKFGGTSETLYAPAYVENRALKEAFMQNGTIKETLDRARKADIALVGIGDMNENSYMVKLGWFTPQEIVDASMHQGVTGEIAGYDFFDAQGQPANTVMNDRVIGISTQELRQIPCVIAIASESTKALAILGALRTGAIDIIATSASNARTILKMIQQQP; this is encoded by the coding sequence ATGGAAAAACAGACAATTCCACCAGACAATGAATTGTTAACTGAAATTGCTGTGTCTTATTACCAAGATGAAATGACTCAGGAAGAGATTGCACATAAGTTTGGCATTTCAAGAATCAAGGTTGGGCGGTTACTTAAGCGGGCAAAAGCCGAAGGCATTGTTGAGATTACAGTACGTTATCATCCGGTGTTTAGCACTCGTCTCGAGCAACAACTGATTGAGCATTTTGGCCTGAAACGGGCGCTGATTGCGCTGGATTATCAAGATGAAGATGAGCAGCGGCGTCAGGTTGCCTCATTAGTTTCCGGCTATCTGGCCACGAATTTGAAAGATAACACCGTATTAGCGGTTGGGCAGGGGCGTAATATTGCCGCCATCGCGGATCACGTCAGCATCGTGCCGGAAAGGCAGTGCAAGTTTATCTGTGGTATTGGCGGCACACATCGTCCCGGCGATGCCATTAATGCCGACCATATCAGCCGTCGTCTAGCCAAGAAATTTGGTGGCACCAGCGAAACCCTCTACGCGCCCGCTTATGTGGAAAATCGTGCGTTAAAAGAAGCCTTTATGCAGAACGGCACCATCAAAGAGACACTCGATCGCGCCAGAAAGGCGGATATCGCGCTGGTCGGTATTGGCGATATGAATGAAAACAGCTATATGGTGAAATTGGGCTGGTTTACGCCGCAAGAGATTGTCGATGCCAGTATGCACCAAGGGGTCACCGGTGAGATTGCCGGATATGATTTTTTTGATGCCCAAGGCCAACCGGCGAATACCGTCATGAACGATCGGGTTATCGGCATCAGTACCCAAGAGCTGCGCCAGATACCTTGCGTGATTGCTATCGCCTCCGAAAGCACCAAAGCATTGGCGATTCTGGGAGCCTTGCGCACCGGCGCAATTGATATTATTGCCACCAGCGCATCCAATGCGCGGACGATTTTGAAAA
- the ftsB gene encoding cell division protein FtsB, producing MGKLTLLLLILLGWLQYSLWLGKNGVHDFVRVKDDVALQETNNGKLKARNDQLFAEIDDLNGGQEAIEERARNELGMIRPGESFYRLVPDQSRRNASPPSTQNNAQQ from the coding sequence ATGGGAAAACTTACACTACTATTGCTGATTTTACTTGGCTGGCTCCAGTATTCACTGTGGTTGGGCAAGAATGGTGTTCATGATTTTGTTCGGGTTAAGGATGACGTGGCTCTTCAAGAGACCAACAACGGCAAACTTAAAGCCCGGAACGACCAGCTATTTGCTGAAATTGATGATTTAAACGGTGGTCAAGAGGCGATCGAAGAGCGCGCACGTAACGAACTGGGTATGATTAGACCCGGCGAAAGTTTCTATCGTCTGGTTCCTGACCAATCCAGACGCAATGCGAGTCCCCCTTCGACGCAAAATAACGCGCAACAATAA
- the ispD gene encoding 2-C-methyl-D-erythritol 4-phosphate cytidylyltransferase has product MSHFAVSLPKVIAVLPAAGIGSRMQADCPKQYLTVGGKTLIEHAIASLLGHPRIQQIIVVIHPQDTQFSTLPIALDPRIRLVHGGEQRADSVMAGLQCAGQAEWVLVHDAARPCLHRDDLDKLLSIIGHSKVGGILAAPVRDTMKRSEAGIQAIAHTVDRQALWHALTPQLFPLELLKLCLSRALREGAVVTDEASALEHCGYHPILVSGRSDNIKVTRPEDLALAEFYLTRLHHMEKN; this is encoded by the coding sequence ATGAGTCATTTTGCAGTTTCCCTTCCTAAAGTCATTGCGGTTTTACCGGCTGCGGGTATTGGCAGCCGTATGCAGGCTGATTGCCCTAAACAGTATTTAACTGTGGGCGGTAAGACCCTCATTGAGCACGCCATCGCTTCTTTGCTGGGTCACCCGCGAATCCAGCAGATTATTGTCGTCATACATCCGCAGGACACGCAATTTTCTACCTTACCCATTGCGCTGGACCCCCGTATTCGTCTTGTTCACGGTGGTGAACAGCGGGCCGACTCGGTGATGGCGGGCTTACAATGTGCGGGGCAGGCGGAGTGGGTATTGGTCCATGATGCGGCTCGTCCTTGTCTGCACCGTGACGATCTCGACAAGCTGTTGTCGATTATCGGGCACAGTAAAGTGGGGGGGATTCTGGCCGCTCCAGTGCGCGACACCATGAAACGCAGTGAGGCGGGGATTCAAGCCATCGCCCACACTGTCGATCGTCAAGCACTGTGGCATGCCCTAACACCCCAACTTTTTCCGCTTGAGCTATTAAAATTGTGTCTATCCCGCGCTTTGCGTGAGGGGGCTGTTGTCACCGATGAAGCCTCTGCATTAGAGCACTGCGGCTACCATCCGATATTAGTGTCTGGCCGTTCGGACAATATCAAAGTGACGCGCCCAGAGGATCTGGCGCTGGCAGAGTTTTATCTAACGCGATTACATCATATGGAGAAAAACTAA
- the ispF gene encoding 2-C-methyl-D-erythritol 2,4-cyclodiphosphate synthase: MRIGHGFDVHKFGENGSGPLIIGGVRIPYEKGLLAHSDGDVALHAATDALLGAAALGDIGKLFPDTDPAFKGADSRGLLREAYRRILAKGYKLGNLDITIIAQAPKMAPHIPQMRVHLAEDLQCHMDDINVKATTTEQLGFTGRGEGIACEAVALLIKA, translated from the coding sequence ATGCGGATCGGTCATGGTTTCGATGTACATAAATTTGGCGAAAATGGCAGTGGCCCACTGATTATTGGCGGAGTGCGCATCCCCTACGAAAAGGGCCTGTTGGCGCACTCTGATGGTGATGTTGCCTTGCACGCGGCCACTGATGCCTTACTGGGCGCGGCTGCTTTAGGCGATATCGGCAAGTTATTCCCCGATACCGATCCAGCCTTTAAAGGGGCTGATAGCCGTGGTTTGCTGCGCGAAGCCTACCGCCGTATTCTGGCAAAGGGCTATAAACTGGGGAATTTGGACATTACGATTATTGCCCAAGCGCCCAAAATGGCCCCCCATATCCCACAGATGCGTGTTCATTTGGCGGAAGATCTGCAATGTCATATGGATGATATCAACGTCAAAGCGACCACTACTGAGCAGCTTGGTTTTACTGGCCGTGGCGAAGGTATTGCTTGTGAAGCTGTCGCCCTGTTGATTAAGGCATAA
- the truD gene encoding tRNA pseudouridine(13) synthase TruD, producing the protein MDMENLTWLHGKPKASGTLKANPEDFVVIEDLGFEPDGEGEHLLVRIRKNGCNTQFVADYLARFAKIHPRLVSYAGLKDRHAVTEQWFCLHLPGKEAPDLSTFELEGCEVLESVRQKRKLRIGSLKGNAFTLVLRHITDNQDVEQRLQHIAAQGVPNYFGSQRFGRGGNNLVQARLWANNEIRVKERSKRSFYLSASRSAMFNLISSARLAQQQATTVLEGDALQLSGRGSWFVATADELAALQQRVDAGELNITAPLPGEGELGTQGEALAFELACLADQSELLALIKRERVEGARRAVLLKPQNMAWSWWDDVTLELHFWLPAGSFATSVVREIMNQDNADAADIAE; encoded by the coding sequence ATGGACATGGAAAATCTCACTTGGCTGCACGGTAAACCCAAGGCGAGCGGCACGCTAAAGGCCAATCCGGAAGACTTCGTGGTGATCGAAGATCTGGGCTTTGAGCCGGATGGTGAAGGCGAGCATCTATTGGTTCGTATCCGCAAAAACGGCTGTAATACCCAGTTTGTCGCTGACTATCTGGCGCGTTTTGCCAAGATACATCCACGGCTGGTGAGCTACGCGGGCTTGAAAGATCGTCACGCCGTCACCGAACAGTGGTTCTGTTTGCATCTGCCGGGTAAAGAAGCCCCAGATCTCTCCACCTTCGAACTGGAAGGCTGCGAAGTGCTGGAGTCTGTGCGCCAAAAAAGAAAACTGCGCATTGGCTCACTGAAGGGCAACGCCTTTACCTTGGTATTGCGCCACATCACAGATAACCAAGATGTAGAGCAGCGATTGCAGCATATTGCGGCGCAGGGAGTACCGAACTATTTTGGCAGTCAACGATTTGGTCGCGGCGGCAATAATCTGGTGCAGGCGCGCTTGTGGGCGAATAACGAAATTCGAGTCAAAGAGCGCAGTAAACGCAGCTTTTATCTGTCGGCTAGCCGTAGTGCCATGTTCAACCTGATTAGTAGTGCCCGTTTGGCACAACAGCAGGCGACGACAGTGCTGGAAGGCGATGCATTGCAGCTTTCTGGTCGCGGCAGTTGGTTTGTTGCCACTGCCGATGAACTCGCCGCGCTACAGCAACGTGTCGATGCGGGTGAACTTAATATCACTGCCCCGCTGCCGGGGGAGGGTGAGCTGGGCACTCAGGGTGAGGCATTGGCTTTCGAACTGGCTTGTTTGGCGGATCAAAGCGAATTACTGGCGCTGATCAAGCGCGAACGAGTCGAAGGTGCACGTCGGGCCGTACTGCTGAAACCGCAGAATATGGCGTGGAGCTGGTGGGATGATGTGACCCTCGAGCTCCACTTCTGGTTAC